In Phyllopteryx taeniolatus isolate TA_2022b chromosome 13, UOR_Ptae_1.2, whole genome shotgun sequence, the following are encoded in one genomic region:
- the tmem30b gene encoding cell cycle control protein 50B isoform X1 — protein sequence MVKDENESANRPDNTAFTQQRLPAWQPMLSAGIVIPGFVLIGLAFIGIGVALFITSRSIQVLELDYTGMEQDSPCFRCSNADLRDCVCSIRFSINSLFEGPVFFYYGLSNYFQNYRRYGVSRDDNQLYGDLTYFKKPFDQCEPYRYDSNNQPIVPCGSVANSMFNDTFTLFQNVNDQQVVVPLDGKGIAWWTDYNIKFRNPSITPLRNAFNGTAKPLFWSRPAYELDPSDPANNGFINQDFLVWMRTAALPDFRKLYRRITEGNYANGLPAGNYTLEIAYNYPVLSFNGRKKVVFSNVSWMGGKNEFLGIAYLVIGSLCVVMSVVMLIVYAKFKFPEED from the exons ATGGTAAAGGACGAGAATGAGTCGGCCAACCGGCCTGACAACACTGCCTTCACCCAGCAGAGGCTCCCAGCCTGGCAGCCCATGCTCTCTGCTGGGATCGTCATCCCCGGGTTTGTGCTCATCGGTCTGGCCTTCATCGGCATTGGCGTTGCCCTCTTCATCACCTCACGCAGCATCCAAGTACTGGAG CTTGACTACACGGGCATGGAGCAGGACTCGCCGTGCTTTAGGTGCTCGAACGCTGACTTGAGGGACTGTGTTTGCAGCATACGGTTCTCCATCAACAGCTTGTTTGAG GGGCCGGTGTTCTTTTATTACGGCTTGTCCAACTACTTCCAGAACTACAGAAGGTATGGAGTCTCCAGAGATGATAACCAGCTTTACGGAGACCTGACCTACTTCAAG AAACCCTTTGATCAATGCGAGCCCTATCGATACGACAGCAACAACCAACCGATTGTGCCGTGTGGCTCGGTAGCAAACAGCATGTTTAATG ACACGTTCACGTTGTTTCAGAATGTGAACGACCAGCAGGTAGTGGTGCCCTTGGATGGGAAAGGGATCGCTTGGTGGACCGATTACAACATCAAGTTCAGAAACCCCAGTATCACGCCCCTGAGGAACGCATTCAATG GCACGGCGAAGCCGTTGTTTTGGTCCAGACCGGCTTACGAGTTGGACCCCTCAGACCCTGCAAACAACGGTTTCATCAACCAAGACTTCCTGGTGTGGATGCGAACGGCCGCGCTGCCGGATTTCCGCAAACTGTACCGGCGGATCACCGAGGGGAACTACGCCAATGGCCTGCCAGCGGGAAACTACACTCTGGAGATCGCTTACA ACTATCCCGTGCTGAGCTTCAACGGCAGGAAGAAGGTGGTGTTCAGCAACGTGTCGTGGATGGGGGGCAAGAACGAGTTCCTGGGTATTGCCTATCTCGTGATCGGCTCGCTGTGCGTGGTCATGTCAGTGGTCATGCTCATCGTCTACGCCAAATTCAAGTTCCCCGAGGAGGACTGA
- the tmem30b gene encoding cell cycle control protein 50B isoform X2, with amino-acid sequence MVKDENESANRPDNTAFTQQRLPAWQPMLSAGIVIPGFVLIGLAFIGIGVALFITSRSIQVLELDYTGMEQDSPCFRCSNADLRDCVCSIRFSINSLFEGPVFFYYGLSNYFQNYRRYGVSRDDNQLYGDLTYFKKPFDQCEPYRYDSNNQPIVPCGSVANSMFNDTFTLFQNVNDQQVVVPLDGKGIAWWTDYNIKFRNPSITPLRNAFNGTAKPLFWSRPAYELDPSDPANNGFINQDFLVWMRTAALPDFRKLYRRITEGNYANGLPAGNYTLEIAYSILVDGTDLELLLKEVCPPWPWGSGIIVMQTQMKNSTSYPSNTCKSLSNKL; translated from the exons ATGGTAAAGGACGAGAATGAGTCGGCCAACCGGCCTGACAACACTGCCTTCACCCAGCAGAGGCTCCCAGCCTGGCAGCCCATGCTCTCTGCTGGGATCGTCATCCCCGGGTTTGTGCTCATCGGTCTGGCCTTCATCGGCATTGGCGTTGCCCTCTTCATCACCTCACGCAGCATCCAAGTACTGGAG CTTGACTACACGGGCATGGAGCAGGACTCGCCGTGCTTTAGGTGCTCGAACGCTGACTTGAGGGACTGTGTTTGCAGCATACGGTTCTCCATCAACAGCTTGTTTGAG GGGCCGGTGTTCTTTTATTACGGCTTGTCCAACTACTTCCAGAACTACAGAAGGTATGGAGTCTCCAGAGATGATAACCAGCTTTACGGAGACCTGACCTACTTCAAG AAACCCTTTGATCAATGCGAGCCCTATCGATACGACAGCAACAACCAACCGATTGTGCCGTGTGGCTCGGTAGCAAACAGCATGTTTAATG ACACGTTCACGTTGTTTCAGAATGTGAACGACCAGCAGGTAGTGGTGCCCTTGGATGGGAAAGGGATCGCTTGGTGGACCGATTACAACATCAAGTTCAGAAACCCCAGTATCACGCCCCTGAGGAACGCATTCAATG GCACGGCGAAGCCGTTGTTTTGGTCCAGACCGGCTTACGAGTTGGACCCCTCAGACCCTGCAAACAACGGTTTCATCAACCAAGACTTCCTGGTGTGGATGCGAACGGCCGCGCTGCCGGATTTCCGCAAACTGTACCGGCGGATCACCGAGGGGAACTACGCCAATGGCCTGCCAGCGGGAAACTACACTCTGGAGATCGCTTACAGTATCCTTGTAGATGGAACAGATTTGGAATTGTTGTTGAAGGAG gtgtgcccgccttggccatgGGGAAGCGGTATaatagtcatgcagacacaaatgaagaatagTACTTCTTATCCTTCTAATACCTGTAAGTCACTCAGTAACAAGCTgtaa